GTGGACGTGTGATAGAGCCGTCAGCGTTACGAATAATGCCTAAGTATCCATAAGGATCGATATTAGGATCAATTAGAGCAATTTGATCAGCCATATATGGTAATTAAATTGGACAAGTTAGACTAGTGATGGAGAGGAGTGTTGGTGATGTATAAGAGAGCAATGTTGAGATTTTTATAGCCTTTATGGGTAGCCTTTTCAAATCATCAGCCGTAGAAGATTCAACAAAATACTactggtaaattgaatttcttttgtcattcctagtggtaaattgaatttcttttgttagtattagtgttgagttggttttggtttgaactttatatgagttaataacatccataggatataaaaccaattcacattcaaaattctaatttcaagcttgaataatatgataataaaaaaaaaattaagaaatatttataaattacattacaaataaatatttttaaaattgaatacatgtaatgtcgggttggtttggttcggtttgactttttttagctaaaaccaaaccaaaccaattatggtcgggtttttttttcaacaccaaaccaagtcaaaccaaaccactaatcgggtttttttctcggtttgattcggtttatcggtttgatgcggtttgtcggtttactttgtacacccctaccacTAGCATGTGAATAATGTCAAAGAAATTGACAAATATTTGAAGCATGAAGTGTCGAACCATTCAATTTTTAGTCGTATTTAGACAATGATTCCTTcatctttttaaaataaaacttcaaataAATGCTTCTAGAATTTTGTTGAAGTTGATACATATATATTTCTTTTTTGGTTAAAGGACGTTAATATTCATAATTAAACTGGACCAATAAGTTATGCATTCTGGAGTCAGATTAATACTATTAAATGCCAAAATATGCCTAAAAAAAGGTAATTTCTAGTGTCTGCGCCCTATGTGTATCCACGGCAAATAAAGGAGGAGCTGCTAAGTGAAACTACGTCACAAAAAAAGTTATCTTTGCTCCTTCCTTCGCTAGTAGGTCCATAACCTTGTTTTGCTCCCTGAAGCTGTGACTAAGGGCTATGCCCCCAAGCTCCCACATTAGTAATTACCATTGATTGTGTAATAGATTGACAGGTTTGATGGTTACAGTTTGACATTCTTTTTATACATCAAGATTTGTTTTGTCTTATTCTttacattttctttctttttatttttatataaaagaaaataaaaatcactaaaatgaaacaaagtttTATATTCTAATATTTGAAGCTTTAGTTAATTTATGTTAGATTTTCTTTTCATTTACCATATAAAATGTGAACAATAAGTAACAAAAGTGAAATATTTAACTGGCTCATTATTGACCATATAAAATCTAAAAAAATGAGGATCAAATTAATGCTAGTTAAAGGATTCAAACCATGACTACAAGGAATAATTTCCATCGGTTTGAAAATTCTTCAACACGTGAAAAAGAAAATCAACAAGCAACTAGTGTTGGTTTAATTTGGTTTGCTCTAATTGACAGTTCAGATACCCCAAAGTCATGTATATTTCGATCTAGGTTCACTGAAAGTTTGAAACTGTGTATATAATTTGAATTGATTGTTTGGCAAAGAGGTTAACTTAGCATAGTGTAAAATAATCTTTATACAATCATGTAATCTTAAAGATAATTAAAGATACATTTCATAAGAAGAGTCATTACTTTAGTAACCTAGAAAATAAGACAGATTGCTTAGTACAAAGCAAAAATCATTTATACTGTCAGTGTATATAAGTCATATTCAATCACGGCGTTCCAAATTTCATGTTTTGAACTTTGTTCGTTCCAATTTGTCGGACCTTTTGTTGTTTGTAATGAGACTTCCTATAGTTGGTTTCCCGTATCAGCTCATGAGTTGCTTCATATTGGAATTTTATTTTCGTTTACTTTTCATTTTGCTGTTTCTTTGTTGATCTTTCTGCCTGGTTTTCATTTCTATAAAGGCATCCTAAAGTACGTAGTTAATCCTTGGTTCCAATTTGACTTCGGTTTTCACGTATTAAAAACAGCTATACGTACAATCGGGTATTCGTGAGAATTTTAAGTTTTGATTTCTCGATATTAGTTCAAATAAATAAAGTTTTAACCCCTAAATCGTTTGGAATTATAGTTGTTGCCTTCTTGTCGTAATATAACCCATTTGTGTCAGTCATTTCTCGAGGGGCCAGGTACAGAGGTTTACAGCATTATTGGTTACACTCAAATAGTTTATGTAAAGTTAAACCAATTTTTTTCCTCACAGGCTTAATATACACAAGAAACGTCTAAAGGACTCCTTTAATTTTTTGTACTTAACATGATCTAAGAGAATTAATTTTAGTCCAAAGTCCCATATAACTAAAAGCTAGCAGGCCTGACCTGAGACCATGGATAGGCCAGTGGACTACCACtcactttttaaaattttatttcagAATGAGTAATAAATTTGGCCAAACTACAGTAAATTTGGAAATTAGATTAAAGTAATTTGAAATCAATATTAAATGATCAAGTGGATGATTTCAAGTAGTGTAGTAACAAATTATGGCCTAAAACTATGGTCCTTCCCGAAAATGGACTTTGATATCCATCCTAACTTTGTCAAGTGAATGAGAGATCTATCCACTTATCCAGTTCCCAAAGCTAACTGAAAAACAAACGACTCAATATACCAAGCCATGATGAAATTGACATATAATAAACACAACTCTTCTCATTTCATATGCAATCACAAGTACATAGGCAAACTGTACGACGACATTAGCAAGTAATACTTACCACACCATACCACACCAGCATAATTTAACGCTTTTATTCAAACACAAACACTCAAGAAAACATCACCACACTCACAAAGAAGAAAGGAGGTGTATATGATGTTTTTGATTTCATTGCAGCATGAACCATCTTCCATAAAGCAAGCTAAATGTGAAATTTCCAAACATGTTGGCATTTCTCTATGGAACAAATGCACCATTGTACTTTTTCACAGCCTCTCTGCTATCAATTGTTCCTGAGTACTTCTTCTGTGCTGGGGACACTGGTTTTAAGTTAGCATACCTTTTCCTGGCCTCACTGCTATCAATGGTTCCATGTGGTGGGACGATTGCACCATAGCGCGGTTCCTGTGTATTCTCATATGGAGGTGGAAAATGCTCCCCGGCCTGGATTTTTTCAGGGTAATGGCCTTCTATTTGTGGACTGTATTGTTCCTTTGGTGGAGAAGTAGGGGTAGATGAAGGTTTCCAACTTCGCAGTTCATGATCAGGGTAGCTTTGTTTCATTTCAGGTGTTGAATGTGATGTTGGTGGAGAGTGTGGTTGTTGCTTAGCAGCGGGGGAAAACAGAGACTTCCAACCTTTTGTCTTCTTGGGGTAACTTTCGTTATTTTCAGATTTTGGATCTGCAGTTGAAAAATGTGGTTGTTGCGTAGAACCAGGGGGAAAATGAGGGTTTACATCGTGTTTTGTCTCAGGGTATCTTTCTTTCCTTTGAGATGTCGGATTAGAAGTTGGTGAATGTGATTGTGGTGTATAAACAGGGGAAAATAGAGGCTTTGGGCCATGTGTTGTTTCAGGGTAGCTTTCTTTTCTTTGAGGAGTTGgtgaatgtgaatgtgaatgtggCGTATTTTCAGGGTAGCTTTCTTTCCTTTGAGGTGTTGGATTAGAAGTTGGTGAATGTGATTGTGGAGTATAAACAGGGGAAAACAAAGGCTTTGGCCCATGCGTTGTTGCAGGGTAGCTTTCTTTCCTTTGAGGTGTcgggtttgaagttggtgaatgTGGTTGTTGTGAATAAACAGTGGAAAACAGAGGCTTTGGGCCATGCGTTGTTTCAGGGTAGCCTTCTTTCCTTTGAGGTATCGGACTTGAAGTTGGTGAATGTGGTTGCTGTGAATAAACAGGGGAAAACAAAGGTTTTGGGCCATGCGTCTTTTCAGGGTAACTTTCTTTCCTTTGAGGTATCGGGCTTGAAGTTGGTGAATGTGGTTGTTGTGAATAAACAGGGGAAAACAGAGGCTTCATTGCTTTTGTTGGTTCTGGGTAGCTCTCTTTCCTTTCGGATGTCGGATAATGGGTTGGTTGTGTAGAAACAGATGAAACCAGAGGCTTTCCACCCTGAGTTCTCTCAGGGTAACTTTCTTTTTTTTGTAGAGTCGAGTAAGATGCTGGAAAATGTGAGTGTGGTGCATAAGTAGGAGAAGCCAGAGGTTTGTTACCTTCCGCAAGGATCTTCATGGCAGTGCCAATATCGTTTGTGGCCTGGCTAAGTGGAGGACTAGTTTTCTTGTAACCTCCATTGAATCTTGGCTTGCCATGATCATCTTGGTTGTTGCTATATGGACTTTTTACATAATCATCATCACCTCTCCTGCTGTCCCAATCCTCACGGGTCAATCTTGATCTTGGTGGTGAATCCCTTGTGTTGTTGACCCCATAGTCCTTGAAATGGCCAGCCTTGGGAGAACCTATGGAGTGAGTGAAGCTAGGATTTTCATAACCATCATTCTTATACTTATATGGACTTGATGCGCGATTATCTTGAAGGTGCAACCCTTCAAACCTATCGCGAAGAGGGCTTCCACTTGACTTCTCCCAATCTTTGTCACTAAAATCGCGATGCTTACTGTACTTGGGAGAGTCGTGATCTTCACTTCTCCAACTAGGCTTATTAGTGCTCCTCTTTGGAGAGCTCAAAAGAGGGGGATGAGTTGGTCGACTAGCTTCATTATGAATTTTATCAAAGAAGTCATGGACCTTCCTAGGACTATGATCGTCCCATTCTTCGCACACATCGTACTCGTCTAGTAGACCATAACTACGACGAACTTCAACAATTCTTTGAGCTCTCACCACATAGCCCTCAACGCCATGTTCGGTTGAGTAGGCAGTGATCACAGGATGACAGACATGATCAGGGTAGTCACTTACTGTTGTAATTGGCTTCCCCCTGTCATCTTGGTATCTTTGCGCCTCCTTGTAGGTTTTAAAACCTCCACCGTTTCCATAACCAGCCATAAACTATTCTTAGACTAGAGATGGGAAAACTATATCCTTTTCTCTGTGTGCTTAGTTTAAAGCAAGTTAAAACTTCTCCTTATATAGAAAAGTAGAGTATATGTTGCATATGGATCATTTCTCTTCTTTATTCTGTTTCTACTGTTTTAATCTTTGGATTCCCTTAGCTTTGTCCATAATGTGAAAGAACCAGATTCTTCAATACTTTGCCTGGCTATGAGGTTTTCATTTCCATTGATTTATATTCATGAGAGGGCTAATAGGGCCAAGCAGGACAAAGGgaacaaaatattttttgtgaGAATCGTAGGGTATAAGAGATAAATGTGAATATTTTACTCTTCAAGTAAAGGATAAGATTGCGATTTAAGCCTCCAAGAATTAGAACCAGCTACTAGATAAAGATACTTGTAATTGGAATAGATTCTCTTCTTTTACTTGAAGTAAACTTCAGTAAACCTCTCTTCCAGGGAATTTAACAACAGAAATTACtattttttgctttgttttttATGATGATTGTGTCGGCCCtgcttgcgcgcacctcgactaattccacgggatatCTGGCACATCCCACGACCAACAGGTACCAGTTAACAATGTTCACCAAGGCTAGAtagatggaaaaaaaaatcacctAATGTTTTTGCCTAGGATTTGAACTTAGAACCTCATGGTTCTCaatccacttcattgaccactaagtTACATCCTTAAGTGCTTCTTTTCCTTTTAATCCCATTTTCTTTGGACAAggaacatttttatatttagaaataactgaattttaaacttctcattttacccttcaaAAATCTTATGGCATGCTTACACCGATAAGTGCCAAAagattttaattcttttttcTTAAACGTCATGTCCAGTCAACCTACTTCATAAATTAAAACGGGGAATATGTATTTCAAAGAGAATCTAATGCAAACTTATCTGGATGAGCTAGACAATGAACCATAGAATTTGTATCCCTCAAATTCTTCAGTGAAATCCACCAACTTCAGCTCCAAACAACTTGTGATAACCAACAAATAGGTCTGGAATCTGAATATTATGCTTTTTAAGAACGGTATATATCATCTTGCTACTGTTGATAATTTGACTTTAACGATCCCAAAAAGATCTGATCACTGTAAGTACATTTATAACGATCAAATTAATGTCCCTTCACTAACAAGGTCAAAATTGTTGTAGTGGATCAGTAATTGATGCACATGTTAACTGGGACAAGTAACTGCAGTTGAGCTTTCAGACTGGATCAAACATTTAATCATCTAAAAAGATGTGGTACTTAATCTGATGACCCACAGGTTCAAGAAGCACTAAAATTTGTTAATCTTTGACTCTCTGCTGATTGCATGGTTCTATCCACACACATTTTCACATGATATAAGGCATGTGCTTTCATATTTTCACAAGAGGCAATACAACATATACTAAAAACTGGTTCTGCTTCATCAAGTTTTATCTGACACTGATGCAAGTTATGACAAAGATTTGATATTTAACCACAGTTTATTGGTGGGGAACTTGCTCATATTGGGACAAACCTAGTGGCAAAAAATATTATTATACAACATATAATTGAACCatgaatacatatacatcatttacCAAAAAATAAATCTAACTTCTAACTGGTCACCTAATAATCAAATGTTGGGACATCATTAAACGTTGCAGAAAATGCTTTATGCACGGTCCGATCAATGACGCTTCGGTAAGGATCCTCCTCTCTTTTCTTAAGCAAATAATTCATGTTATTTTGAACTTCAGATTTTACCCGCAAGTACAATTCTCTTGCTTTCTCTCTGTCTTTCACCAGGTCCTTCCTTCCCTTCGTATGAATAGGTTTTCCAAACAAGTAGTAAAAACGACCGGGTATCTTAGGTAAAAGGCCCGGGAGATACAGCGCTTGGTTGGCAACCTCCCCGTCCATGTCCGCCCTATACAAACATTTATGGAACGGTTATAAGGATATAACAATAAAGGGTTCAGAATGAAACGAGACAATATTAGGAAACGAGACAAGATCAATATATTAGGATCTGACCTGACTGCTAAACCCCTCCTGGCTGCCTGTTCGTTATCACGCCTTATCCGATCACCCACTATAGGAATATTTTTTAGGTCGTCATAGTCGAGAACTAACTGAAATCAAAACAGATAAGATCAGCCAATCATATGTTGAGATATAGCACAAAACTAGTTCCAAGTCCACGTATGAAATATCTCTTCAGCTCCCCACTCTTATTCTATTTTCACTATGAAGCCACCCTCAAAATTTGAAGAATGAAGAGCTCTGTAGCTTACAAGGCATGCATAAAGCAACACTTTGTGTATATAGAACACATTCAATTTGTTGACATTTGAATGTCCGCATTTCTGTTTTTGGACTATTTGAAGAGAACTGCAACTTTATTAGGGGAATGCTAAGGTTGGCAAGAAAGGGCTAGGGGAAGTTGAGCTTAGGACCTTAAGCTCAAAGTTGGACCTTAAACCATCAGATTAACCTCTTGGAATTAGAGTATCCACCTTCCTCGAAGGATATCTTTACTATCCATTTTCAGTTCACTTTGGATATTATGTATTATAAAGAGTTTAACTCGTTGAAACTAGTTAAGAAACATATTGAATTAAGGAAAACACGCTGGCTCACTAGCTTAGATTGGGATGTCATCATTGCATCCCCACAAAAAGGAGAAGATGAACTAAAATGGTCAACGGTATTAAAAAGATACAGATTTCACAGAAGAAAAAAAGAATGGTTAGAGTGTTCAAATATGTTCATCTAATCAGATAAAAGTATCAATCAGTTAATACCGGAACAAAATGTAAAAATTAAAGATAACTAGTTTTCTGATTTCCGAAGGTTGAGATAGAGATTGTCATTGGCTCATTGTACAAAGGGGAGATAGAAGTACAAGAATCCCCCTTTGGACGGGAAATGGTGATAAAAAGGAAGAAGCATCTGCCCAGAATAATAATATTTAGTTGAACCAGTTACTATTTACAGATCAAAGGGGATAAGTGAAGAGCTCATCCTTGTTCTTCTCCTTCTATTTTCTATGAGCTAATTTCTCCGACAAAACTAAATTCTCCGAAAATTCAAAATACCCGAGAGACGAGAAAACTCTATGCACCTTCCAAATATGAAAAGAAACAAGCTAACAGATAGATAATCAAAGCTTTAAGGGAAGTAATATCAAGGAACCAAAGAGCATCACTATTTCTTCTAATGTAGCAAAGGAAAATATATGTAGGACATCATTAACAAACCTGTGCTATATCATCTTCCCCTACAACCCCAAATGGCACAATTGTCGCACCAAACCTTGCAGCCATTCTGATGAATTCTGGTTGATCAGGCCAAATCGCCTTGTACTCTTCTCCCTACAACAAATAGAAAACCATCAACATAGGGAAATAACATCACAAGGAAAAAACCTAACTTGACGACAATGAGGTTATTGttattttcttctcattctaATGAGGTACACTGGAAGACAAGTAGACAACAGTCACCAGTTTTTCTCTTAAATTTACTTTGTGAATAGCAGTTAAAAAACAGAACAGGAAAAttagtttaaaagaaaaaaacactTAAAAGCAAACATGTCCGAGTACCGGTTCTAATATACCATTAAAAGAGACTATGACCAGATTAGCTCTATCGAAGTTCAAGAATATAAGGTGCTTGTTATTATGTTAGAAGTGAAGTATTAAAATAGCATCAATGCAAGCATTAACTTAAGAAAAAAATTTGAAAGGCATTCATCACCAAATGTCATCCAAACTCCAAAGTGGGATTTCTACAATTTTTTTCCAATGGATCTTTAATTTTTCGAGCAAGAAGGCATTGCTTTGTTATTTTTTCATTGTAAGATGTCATCATCAAATTAACAAGCAAATTGAGCTTTAGTTGTCCACTACTCGTTAAATCCTCAATTACAGAAGAAAATGTATCTATAAGCAGAGAATTCCAGTATTAAGTACCAGTAGTTCACATCCTAGCGAAAAGGTAAGGAACTGGAACTAACAATGATTTAAAGTGAATCACAATTTTAGCAGAGTTGTAGGtgaaggcatgaatagtaatagtaCAAGGCTTCCAATTTGAGAATAATAGAAAACAGAATTAATCTACTTTTGTAACTATTATGCATCCACTTGATGCCAacaatgaaattatttacttcgtaaaaaaaaagggaattaaCCAAGGGGAACATTATGACACACCTTACGATGTAAGGCCTCACGGGCACCACCAGGATACAGCAGAACATGTGACTTTGTTGCAAGCAACTTAAAGAAGTTGCTGGCACTGACAGGCGTAGCTCCATATAGTCTCAGCACATCAGTGAATGAGCTTTCATTAGTTTGACTCTCAGTCAGCTGAGTAAACAATGTCGGATGTGCTATACCACGAAGTAAAATTTTCCTCTGCCTCAAATATTCTGAAACAAGAGGGGTGATTTCTAATCCCATAAGCATGTGATAACCGACCAACAACACAGGGCCTTCACATGGGACCCCTGCTAGACCTCTTACAATTTTCCCATTTTCCATTGTGGACAGCATAACTGGACTAGTAAAATTGAGATACCATCTGCAATATCATATTTGCATAATATTAGCCGCAAGAGGCAAGATATTAACAGATGCATTATAAATTGTTAAGGGAGCTGAAAATATGTGAATTTGATTGACGTattaaaggaaaaaagaaagactAATTCATTAGGTTGTAGCTTCATGACCCAAGGCTTTTGAACACATTGAATTGACTGAAGTTCAATTTTTCTCCATACATAATTGACCAAATAAAGAAGCATGAGCTTTTGATGTAATGATAGATTTCGTCGCAAAGTGACGAACGTTATAGGTTCAGAATTCAATTAAGCACTCTCATCAAGGGATCAGACTCCTCACACCTCAGCAGGGCTGCATTTCAAAATTTGTACATGTTGTCTTATTGTTTTCAAAAGCAGATTAGGTAATAAGCATGTGTGCAACATGAAATTGTTTTTTCTTCCTAACACCTCTTCTGTGTTGATTCTTTCCTTCTGAACTAAAATATTGTTaagaattaaataaaaaatactacAGAACTAGATGGTATGTGGACAAAATATAATACATCTGAACAAACTTTGACATGTTACTTTCTCTCAGTAGAAAATTTTCAAATTACATCACATTGCGCATTCTCAGAGAAAATTCTTGATAAATTCTGTTGCATAAAGAAAACACACATATACTTTGCCCTAACACTTCCATAGTATTTCATTTAAAGCAGTAAAATTTCAAGGAGGAAACAACAAGCTTGGTCACAAGAAGAGAACGGAACAAAGGGGAAAGGAGCAAGATGTAAAAATTGCTGAAGGTTCAAATGGAAGGACTAccaaagatcattcaaatactTCTAATGGCTATGTCAGTCATTCATGCCTATCAATGCTGCAGAAAGTGTCGATGAGGAACTGCTACATGAATCAAGTGACAGTCAAATGAACAGAGGTGAGATAGTGGAAAGGAATTAAATGTGTCCAGGTGAATAGATGCTTATTGCTGCACTGAAGCAAGTTAGCCATGCAATGTGCCTCACATCGATGTACACATACACATGGAGATTGAGAGCCTCGGAAAAGAGGAAGGTACATGTAAGGAAGCAAATCTGTGCTTTATATATGTGGAAACATGTAATCATTGATGTAGATACTGCATCTGTGGGCTTCAGTATGGTGGTAATTTTTCACAGATATTTGCCATACACCTTATAGGTCAAGGTGCAAAACTTTTATCCGTTTGGTTTTGCCCATGCTGTTTTCATATGTAAATGGAGCTTTTTGTGCAATGAACCTTCATTCTAAGAATTAAGTTCGGAAGGGAAGGATGACAAATTAGTGCATTCCTCTGCTAGTAATCACCCATTTGTCTAATCACTTCCAAATTTACTTATAATGCAACTGGGATTTCCATCTCCTTTTCCCCGTGAAGGATCATGAACTCGTAAAAATCATAGTTGACCAAGGTGGCAGTGATTATTTTGTTGTTTAAACTGAAAATCAACGTAGGAATTCATCGCCGATTGTCTGATATACTTGTTTCTGCCTACATCGTCTTTATTATTAAAGGAGAACAAATTAAGGTTACTTGAATTTGTTGGTCTAACTACGTGGGATTCACAATTAAGACTTTCAATTAGCTTAATGTTATATTTCATGTTGACCCTCGTTTGTGTAAATTAAATTTGCTCGGAAGGTATGTATTTAACCATAGACCACAGCGGGGAAAACTAGAACTTGGGAAACTAAAGGAAAGAGAAGAACGAGAAAACAAAGAAGAACTCAAGGGGAAAATAGAAAAAGGTAAAAGGATAAGCTTATGCTCGATGGCCTACTGCAACAAAGTGTTTGCCTGATTAACCGTATGCTCAATTACCTATTGTCCTTGAGTGCGTTCTTGAATTCTGACTCACTAGGAGGCAGAAAATCCATGACATAATCGTGCCTTTTCGAACGACGATATTTGCTAGTACTTTTGATGATGGTTAGCAGATTAATACCATCTTCCTGCACAATTAAAATGGCAATCAACCCAACTGTTACAAAGTCCCCACAACAGAATCCATCCACATATTGTAAGGTCATATTACAGAAATAAAACTACCAGTCACCAGACTCATCACGAAACGCAAGAATCCAAAAAAATCTCTAATGTTCTGCCTTTTGATTAGATTTTCCATTGCTTTCAGACAACTTAAAAAAAAGCTAAAACAGAGAAGACAAAAAATAGAGTTTCATCTACATTTTGCTAAAAATAGGATTTTCCATTCACTCACTCATGCATTGAGGATGTATATTAGTTGAAATGGAGAAGGAATAGGTGCCAACTTATCTTAACCCTAGCCAGGCATGAAGTTCAGATATCATTGTAGCTTTAAATTTTAGAGAGCGTTTAGAAAATGTATGTCAAGATATATAAGTTAAACTGCAATATAAGAATAACAAAGAAAGAAACGGAAGAAGGCCTTCTATATGATAATTAATAGTTGTGTAAAATGGActattttatttttctaaagatACTTTTAGTGCAGACTTCCTGTTGAACTTGATAAACTTTTTAGCGTTCTCAAATACTAAATCTAAAATGTCCAGACACACTTGTCTTATGGAAATCTTTTACATTACTCAATGGTTCTCAGTTTGAAAACTAAGAAGTGCAAGTAGCAAGCGCTGTCATATATTTGAAGGTGGGATAGTCGATGTAAAGTGTAAATAATTAAGCAAACAGCTTATTTAGCTCATTAATTTAAAGCAAGAACTCAAGCTGCAGGATTCTAGTCTAGTGGTAAGAGCGCAAAAATGTGACGTGTAGGTTAGGTGCATGCCATGAGTTCGAATCCTTTCGCAAACAAAAGCCTAACATTTAAGTGGAAAAGGGTAGAGGGGCGGGCCATTATCCAGCAACCAGCAAGTTTCAAACCGTGCAGCATTGGCCCTCAGGATTTCTCGgttatcaaaaaataaaaagcCAAAGTAAGAATCCGATGTTGTCTCAATATCTATTTTTAGGATTACTGCCTACCAGAGAAACAAGAAAAACAATTGAGAATTAGATCAAATTATCAAATTTAAAAACACTACAGAGTTATTGAGGCTCTCTACAGCAACCATCCAATTAAGTTTACTACATATATACTAAGGACAATAACTACTCGAAGAAAGCAGATGGTTATTTTTGAAAAACAAAGAAGCATGATAAGATCCCAAAAGGAGAACTCCTCACCTACCAATAAAATAGTATGCCCATTGTCTTTGAAGTATCGTACTTTGCAGTTTCTTAATGAATTTGCAAGCCTCTGAGCTTCATCTCCACTTGGAAGCATGTTATCCTTGCCACTATACATTGCAATTCAATTCGATCACTTCTTTAAAAATGTTTATCCGATAGGCAGAAAAAATTCAAGCTCATGCACGCATGGAATACAAAGAGAATATCCTACAGAAgattttagcatcattttcaatTTTCCCTCACAAGGCAGAATTATGCTCGtaaggatatatatcaatgtaggTTTCATGAGATCTTTTTTATCTTTCAGAACATCAACTAAGAAAGGTTAAACACATCATAGAACCTAAATGGATAATTATGACGGAAAattgatgctttttaactattATGACACCTAAAGCTTAATGAATTACTGATG
The sequence above is a segment of the Lycium barbarum isolate Lr01 chromosome 6, ASM1917538v2, whole genome shotgun sequence genome. Coding sequences within it:
- the LOC132644327 gene encoding uncharacterized protein LOC132644327, which gives rise to MAGYGNGGGFKTYKEAQRYQDDRGKPITTVSDYPDHVCHPVITAYSTEHGVEGYVVRAQRIVEVRRSYGLLDEYDVCEEWDDHSPRKVHDFFDKIHNEASRPTHPPLLSSPKRSTNKPSWRSEDHDSPKYSKHRDFSDKDWEKSSGSPLRDRFEGLHLQDNRASSPYKYKNDGYENPSFTHSIGSPKAGHFKDYGVNNTRDSPPRSRLTREDWDSRRGDDDYVKSPYSNNQDDHGKPRFNGGYKKTSPPLSQATNDIGTAMKILAEGNKPLASPTYAPHSHFPASYSTLQKKESYPERTQGGKPLVSSVSTQPTHYPTSERKESYPEPTKAMKPLFSPVYSQQPHSPTSSPIPQRKESYPEKTHGPKPLFSPVYSQQPHSPTSSPIPQRKEGYPETTHGPKPLFSTVYSQQPHSPTSNPTPQRKESYPATTHGPKPLFSPVYTPQSHSPTSNPTPQRKESYPENTPHSHSHSPTPQRKESYPETTHGPKPLFSPVYTPQSHSPTSNPTSQRKERYPETKHDVNPHFPPGSTQQPHFSTADPKSENNESYPKKTKGWKSLFSPAAKQQPHSPPTSHSTPEMKQSYPDHELRSWKPSSTPTSPPKEQYSPQIEGHYPEKIQAGEHFPPPYENTQEPRYGAIVPPHGTIDSSEARKRYANLKPVSPAQKKYSGTIDSREAVKKYNGAFVP
- the LOC132645221 gene encoding phytyl ester synthase 1, chloroplastic-like, giving the protein MASLLQNFWAAPRFAFSPDYKPQCIARTTCLASRDSTLLSSDSVNGVPSIQEKEKSSPIADVENGRLASPIKEKSKEDVQNKLEPLWDDGYGTQTVKDYLEIGSEIIKPDGGPPRWFTPISAGPPLEDSPLLLFLPGMDGTGMGLVLHEKALGKVFQVWCLHIPVYDRTPFDELVKFVERTVRLKHASSPNKPIYLVGDSLGGCLALAVAAHNPKIDLVLILANPATSFGRTQLQPLLPLLESLPDEIHVTVPYLLSFVMGDPMKMAMVNIDSMLPPGQIIQRLSDNLTGLLAHLSGLADIIPKETLLWKLKLLRSASSYSNSRLHAVNAEVLVIASGKDNMLPSGDEAQRLANSLRNCKVRYFKDNGHTILLEDGINLLTIIKSTSKYRRSKRHDYVMDFLPPSESEFKNALKDNRWYLNFTSPVMLSTMENGKIVRGLAGVPCEGPVLLVGYHMLMGLEITPLVSEYLRQRKILLRGIAHPTLFTQLTESQTNESSFTDVLRLYGATPVSASNFFKLLATKSHVLLYPGGAREALHRKGEEYKAIWPDQPEFIRMAARFGATIVPFGVVGEDDIAQLVLDYDDLKNIPIVGDRIRRDNEQAARRGLAVRADMDGEVANQALYLPGLLPKIPGRFYYLFGKPIHTKGRKDLVKDREKARELYLRVKSEVQNNMNYLLKKREEDPYRSVIDRTVHKAFSATFNDVPTFDY